In Mycobacterium sp. Aquia_216, a genomic segment contains:
- the ilvA gene encoding threonine ammonia-lyase, which yields MSADLSPSMSPSPLLSGADIDSAAQRIAAVVTPTPLQYSDRLSAITGAQVYLKREDLQIVRSYKLRGAYNLLVQLSDEEIGAGVVCSSAGNHAQGFAYACRILGLHGRVYVPAKTPKQKRDRIRYHGGSFIELIVGGSTYDLAAEAALEDVKRTGATLVPPYDDPRTIAGQGTIAVEMLDQLDKLGLGEPDLVVVPVGGGGCIAGITTYLAERTTNTAVLGIEPAGAAAMMAALAAGEPVPLDHVDQFVDGAAVKRAGTLTHAVLAAAGDMVSITAVDEGAVCSAMLDLYQNEGIIAEPAGALSVTGLLEADIEPGSTVVCLISGGNNDVSRYGEVLERSLVHLGLKHYFLVDFPQEPGALRRFLDDVLGPNDDITLFEYVKRNNRETGEALVGIQLGSSAELDDLLARMRETEIHFETLQPGSPAYRYLLL from the coding sequence GTGTCCGCTGACCTGAGCCCGAGCATGTCTCCGTCGCCTCTTCTTTCCGGGGCCGACATTGACAGCGCCGCTCAGCGGATCGCCGCGGTAGTCACACCCACCCCGCTGCAATACAGCGATCGGCTATCGGCGATCACCGGTGCGCAGGTCTACCTCAAACGCGAAGACCTGCAGATCGTGCGGTCCTACAAGCTGCGCGGCGCCTACAACCTGCTGGTGCAACTGTCCGACGAGGAGATCGGCGCCGGCGTGGTGTGCTCGTCGGCGGGCAACCACGCGCAGGGGTTCGCCTACGCCTGCCGGATCCTGGGTTTGCATGGCCGCGTCTACGTGCCGGCCAAGACGCCCAAACAGAAGCGCGACCGGATCCGCTACCACGGGGGAAGCTTCATCGAGCTGATCGTGGGGGGATCGACCTACGATCTTGCCGCCGAGGCGGCGCTCGAGGACGTGAAGCGCACGGGTGCGACGCTGGTACCCCCATACGACGACCCGCGCACGATCGCCGGCCAGGGCACCATCGCCGTCGAAATGCTGGACCAGCTCGACAAGCTCGGTCTCGGGGAGCCCGACCTGGTGGTGGTCCCGGTAGGTGGTGGCGGCTGCATCGCGGGCATCACGACCTATCTGGCCGAGCGGACGACGAACACCGCGGTGCTGGGTATCGAACCGGCCGGGGCCGCGGCGATGATGGCCGCGCTGGCCGCCGGAGAGCCGGTGCCGCTGGACCATGTCGACCAGTTCGTCGACGGCGCCGCGGTGAAACGGGCCGGAACGTTGACCCACGCCGTGCTGGCCGCCGCGGGCGACATGGTCTCGATCACGGCGGTCGACGAGGGCGCGGTGTGCTCGGCGATGCTGGATCTCTATCAGAACGAGGGCATCATCGCCGAGCCCGCGGGCGCGCTGTCGGTCACCGGCCTGCTCGAAGCCGACATCGAGCCGGGATCCACCGTCGTATGCCTCATCTCGGGCGGCAACAACGACGTGTCGCGCTATGGCGAGGTGCTCGAGCGCTCCCTCGTCCATCTCGGCCTCAAGCACTACTTCCTGGTGGATTTCCCGCAAGAGCCCGGCGCGTTGCGCCGGTTCCTCGACGACGTTCTCGGCCCCAACGACGACATCACCCTGTTCGAGTACGTCAAGCGCAACAACCGGGAGACCGGTGAAGCGCTGGTCGGTATTCAGCTGGGGTCGTCAGCCGAACTGGACGACCTGCTGGCCCGGATGCGCGAGACCGAGATTCACTTCGAGACGTTGCAGCCGGGCTCGCCGGCCTACCGCTATCTGCTGTTGTAA
- a CDS encoding SDR family NAD(P)-dependent oxidoreductase has protein sequence MAFANKGARVVVSGRHDDEGQALVAELRALGADAEFVRADVTKEDDVRNLVDKAVGRFGRLDVAVNNAGVEGETGVIQDTTVENFRAVHDTNVLGVLLSMKHELRAMATQGSGSIVNIASTYGHKAAAGASIYVSSKFAVEGLTKTAALEQGNSGIRVNAVGPGPTDTVMLDRFTGSAEGNDALIGTVPMRRRGTPQELANAIVFISSPEASYISGTVFEVDGGMSAT, from the coding sequence GTGGCCTTTGCGAACAAAGGCGCCAGGGTCGTCGTGTCCGGCCGACACGACGACGAGGGCCAGGCCCTTGTCGCGGAGCTGCGAGCGCTGGGCGCCGACGCGGAGTTCGTTCGTGCTGACGTCACGAAGGAGGACGACGTCCGCAACCTCGTCGACAAAGCGGTCGGGAGATTCGGCCGTCTGGACGTTGCCGTGAACAATGCCGGTGTCGAGGGCGAGACGGGCGTCATCCAGGACACCACCGTGGAAAACTTCAGAGCCGTTCACGACACGAACGTCCTCGGAGTCCTGCTGAGCATGAAGCACGAACTGCGTGCAATGGCCACTCAAGGCAGCGGCAGCATCGTCAACATCGCCTCGACCTACGGGCACAAGGCGGCCGCCGGTGCATCGATTTATGTCAGCAGCAAATTCGCGGTGGAAGGTCTCACGAAGACGGCCGCGCTAGAGCAGGGGAATTCAGGCATTCGGGTAAACGCCGTCGGCCCAGGCCCGACGGACACCGTGATGCTCGACCGCTTCACCGGTTCAGCGGAAGGCAACGATGCGCTGATAGGGACGGTTCCGATGCGTCGTAGGGGAACCCCTCAGGAACTTGCCAACGCCATCGTGTTCATCTCGTCCCCAGAAGCGTCCTACATTTCCGGCACGGTGTTCGAAGTGGACGGCGGCATGTCGGCGACGTGA
- a CDS encoding alpha/beta hydrolase yields the protein MLEVIDKGEVTQQHPAPLLFVHGAWQAGWCWDINFLDFFAEQGFRTVALSMRGHGASAPAKPSRIWSVSHYLSDVASVADKLPATPVMVGHSMGGFLVQKYLEDREVPAAVLMGSAPPRGQMRSLLRSIARHPWRCTKFSLTGKPAHLYGSSPAGARELFFGDKADDDLAAAFAARLQSDSDRAIFFDMVAGNLVRTKKVSTPVLVIGGEKDWIYNQNDVRRTAKAYHTEPVFMPGMGHELMIEPGWADVAERIKSWLGQQGL from the coding sequence ATGCTCGAAGTAATCGACAAAGGGGAAGTCACCCAACAGCATCCAGCTCCGCTACTCTTCGTGCACGGCGCGTGGCAGGCCGGGTGGTGCTGGGATATAAACTTTCTCGATTTCTTTGCCGAACAAGGATTTCGCACGGTGGCGCTGAGCATGCGCGGTCACGGCGCGAGCGCGCCGGCCAAACCGTCACGGATTTGGTCGGTTTCGCACTACCTGAGCGACGTGGCGTCCGTGGCGGACAAGCTTCCCGCAACGCCGGTGATGGTTGGGCATTCGATGGGCGGATTCCTGGTGCAAAAGTACCTCGAGGACCGCGAGGTGCCCGCCGCCGTACTCATGGGGTCGGCACCACCGCGAGGGCAGATGCGTTCACTGCTTCGGTCGATAGCCCGGCATCCCTGGCGCTGCACCAAGTTCTCGCTTACCGGCAAGCCCGCTCACTTGTACGGGTCCTCACCGGCGGGCGCCCGGGAACTCTTTTTCGGCGACAAGGCCGACGACGATCTCGCTGCCGCCTTCGCAGCGCGGCTTCAATCCGATAGCGATCGCGCGATCTTCTTCGACATGGTGGCCGGCAATCTGGTGCGGACAAAAAAAGTCAGCACACCCGTGCTTGTCATCGGTGGCGAAAAGGATTGGATATACAACCAGAACGACGTGCGCCGGACCGCCAAGGCCTATCACACAGAACCCGTCTTCATGCCCGGCATGGGACACGAGCTGATGATCGAACCCGGATGGGCGGATGTTGCGGAACGGATCAAATCCTGGCTGGGACAGCAAGGGCTCTGA
- a CDS encoding TetR/AcrR family transcriptional regulator: protein MSNSRYHHGDLAAACVHAAMELLEEDGGTAGLSLRAVARRAGVSPGAPYRHYADRDALISAVAAVGYRELAGCMAAANAAPTTPDDLVAIGIAYVEFAIRRPALFHTMFGGPCDRDNHDRLAATSALRELVSGGVRAAFPDSDVEAMSNAVWGLVHGLAFLHLDGKFDTSDPVAVTDRVGAAVRAILTASHDRSWT, encoded by the coding sequence ATGTCGAATTCTCGCTACCACCACGGGGACCTGGCGGCCGCTTGCGTGCATGCGGCGATGGAGCTACTCGAAGAAGATGGCGGCACCGCGGGTCTTTCCCTTCGTGCGGTGGCGCGCCGCGCTGGCGTATCTCCCGGAGCGCCCTATCGCCACTACGCGGATCGGGACGCCCTCATCTCTGCCGTCGCGGCCGTCGGGTACCGCGAGCTGGCCGGTTGCATGGCCGCCGCTAATGCCGCCCCCACGACTCCGGACGACCTCGTGGCGATCGGAATAGCGTACGTCGAATTCGCCATCCGCCGTCCCGCGTTATTTCACACGATGTTCGGAGGGCCCTGCGACCGGGACAACCACGATCGACTTGCTGCTACGAGCGCCCTCAGGGAACTCGTGAGTGGCGGTGTCCGGGCAGCATTCCCCGACTCTGACGTCGAGGCGATGTCCAACGCGGTCTGGGGCCTCGTGCACGGCCTCGCATTCCTGCATCTTGACGGCAAATTCGATACCTCAGATCCTGTCGCGGTGACGGACCGGGTAGGTGCGGCGGTCCGTGCCATTCTCACTGCCTCCCATGACCGGTCCTGGACCTGA
- a CDS encoding pyridoxamine 5'-phosphate oxidase family protein: MDYRPTSRTTPTRYRERARYDRDTVHRILDEALICHLGYLRAGRPVVLPTTHARLDETLYLHGSTGSRPMLSANDQLPVCATATLVDGLVLARSALHHSLTYRSVVVVGDAHLVDDPEEKSAALSALLDHIAPGRAADCRAPNARELAATAVLALDLVEVSAKVRAGGPVDDPEDCTLPHWAGVVPLSLTAGAPVPADDLDPATPAPHYLTHYSR, translated from the coding sequence ATGGACTACCGCCCCACCTCCCGAACGACGCCCACCCGCTACCGGGAACGCGCTCGCTACGACCGCGACACCGTCCATCGCATCCTGGACGAGGCCCTGATCTGCCACCTGGGCTACCTGCGCGCCGGCCGGCCGGTGGTGTTGCCGACGACGCACGCCCGCCTGGACGAAACCCTGTACCTGCACGGTTCCACCGGCAGCCGGCCCATGCTGAGCGCCAACGATCAGCTGCCCGTGTGCGCCACCGCTACCCTCGTCGACGGACTGGTGCTGGCTCGCTCGGCGCTGCATCATTCACTGACCTATCGCTCGGTGGTCGTGGTCGGCGACGCGCACTTGGTCGACGACCCCGAGGAGAAATCGGCGGCGCTGAGCGCGCTGCTCGACCACATCGCGCCCGGACGTGCGGCCGACTGCCGGGCGCCGAATGCGCGGGAGCTCGCCGCAACCGCGGTGCTCGCTCTTGACCTGGTCGAGGTTTCGGCCAAGGTCCGCGCCGGCGGGCCGGTCGATGACCCGGAGGATTGCACGCTGCCGCACTGGGCCGGAGTGGTTCCGCTGAGCCTGACGGCCGGCGCACCGGTGCCAGCCGACGACCTCGATCCTGCTACCCCGGCGCCGCACTATCTGACGCACTACTCGCGGTGA
- a CDS encoding nitroreductase family deazaflavin-dependent oxidoreductase, which translates to MPLTGDYAPSSSDWAREQADKYIESGGTEGTDLQGIPVILLTTVGAKTGKLRKTPLMRVEHNGEYAVVASLGGAPKNPVWYYNIAKNPRVELQDGTVTRDYDAREVFGDEKAVWWERAVAAFPPYAEYQTKTERQIPVFVLTPVG; encoded by the coding sequence ATGCCGCTTACAGGTGACTATGCGCCCAGCTCCTCGGATTGGGCTCGTGAGCAAGCCGACAAGTACATCGAATCCGGCGGAACCGAAGGTACGGATCTGCAGGGAATACCCGTGATCCTGCTGACCACGGTCGGAGCCAAGACCGGCAAGCTTCGCAAGACTCCGTTGATGCGCGTCGAGCACAACGGCGAGTACGCCGTCGTCGCCTCGCTCGGCGGGGCGCCGAAAAACCCGGTCTGGTATTACAACATCGCCAAGAACCCACGCGTCGAGTTGCAGGACGGCACCGTCACCCGCGACTACGACGCCCGAGAGGTGTTCGGCGACGAGAAGGCGGTTTGGTGGGAGCGCGCCGTCGCGGCCTTTCCGCCCTACGCCGAATACCAGACGAAGACCGAACGCCAGATTCCGGTGTTCGTGTTGACGCCGGTGGGCTGA
- a CDS encoding LysR family transcriptional regulator, which yields MELRHLRYFIAVAETGSLTEAAQGRLHTSQPSLSRQIRDLESQVGVDLLNRSVRGVELTDAGKAFLHHARLALMQVDATVEAALRAARPARKTFDIGFQTGHEMNWLPRATHLLRDQLPNIQIVVTSDLSPNLAQALTRGRLDLAFMRVEPGYDLGYHVVDHEPLIVLMPRDHRLTACEAVSPQDFVGEIFIGASHKANVLRAVTDDYLRRSDVDIKPDHEVDNMAMTLSLVVSTGGLALMPALAKGLLPRSVVSRPLVGTPPTIDVAVGYSRTNTSPLLKLFVSRLDELTGHPETGQAQ from the coding sequence ATGGAGTTGCGGCACCTGCGATATTTCATTGCCGTCGCGGAGACGGGCAGTCTCACGGAGGCCGCGCAGGGACGGCTACATACTTCCCAGCCGTCATTGAGCCGGCAGATCCGCGATCTCGAAAGCCAGGTCGGCGTGGACCTGCTGAACCGAAGCGTTCGCGGTGTGGAACTAACCGATGCGGGAAAGGCGTTCCTGCATCACGCCCGACTCGCGCTGATGCAGGTCGATGCCACCGTCGAAGCGGCGCTCAGAGCGGCACGGCCAGCCAGGAAGACCTTCGACATAGGCTTTCAAACCGGGCACGAAATGAACTGGCTACCGCGGGCGACGCATCTGCTGCGCGACCAACTGCCGAACATCCAGATCGTGGTCACCAGTGACCTTTCACCAAACCTCGCCCAAGCCCTCACCCGCGGGCGGCTGGACTTAGCCTTCATGCGCGTGGAGCCGGGCTACGACCTCGGGTACCACGTGGTGGATCACGAGCCGCTGATCGTCCTCATGCCAAGGGACCATCGCCTCACCGCGTGCGAGGCGGTGTCTCCACAAGATTTCGTCGGCGAGATCTTCATCGGCGCTTCCCATAAGGCCAATGTGCTGCGCGCCGTCACCGACGACTACCTGCGTCGCTCCGACGTCGATATCAAACCGGATCACGAGGTGGACAATATGGCGATGACCCTATCGCTGGTCGTGTCGACCGGTGGGCTGGCCCTGATGCCCGCTCTCGCCAAGGGATTGCTGCCGCGCTCCGTCGTCAGCCGCCCACTGGTAGGCACGCCACCGACGATCGATGTAGCCGTCGGCTACAGCAGAACGAACACCTCGCCACTGCTGAAACTTTTCGTATCGCGGCTCGACGAACTCACGGGACATCCCGAAACTGGGCAGGCCCAATGA
- a CDS encoding aminotransferase class I/II-fold pyridoxal phosphate-dependent enzyme — protein MPVQYSIAGTGAESIAASIEEGISAGALAPGDALPPVRELAARLGVNANTAAAAYRLLRDRGAVETSGRRGTRVRHRPATSPRSLLGLDIPAGVRDLSTGNPDPALLPIAVVPQHRSRRRPVLYGEPAMSPELVEHARAALTADGVPADHLAVTSGALDGIERALTAHLRPGDRVAVEDPGWANLLDLIAALGLSVEPVRVDDDGPLVADVARALDRGVRALVVTTRAQNPTGAALSAQRRGELRPLLAGRDVLVVEDDHCAGISGAPLHSLAGSSGQWAFVRSASKAYGPDLRVAVLAGDRRTVERVHGRLRLGPGWVSHLLQDLAVSLWSDEAAARLIHRAEQRYTRNRTRLRAALADRGVTAYGHSGLNVWIPVPDETVAITRLINAGWAAAPGTRFRVGTPAGIRVTIADMTEAEVDPLAGSIADAVRTAGRSSV, from the coding sequence GTGCCAGTGCAATACAGCATAGCGGGGACGGGCGCGGAGTCCATCGCCGCCAGCATCGAAGAAGGAATCTCGGCGGGCGCCCTGGCGCCCGGCGACGCATTGCCCCCGGTGCGGGAACTGGCCGCGCGACTCGGCGTCAACGCCAATACGGCCGCCGCGGCCTACCGCCTGCTCCGCGATCGCGGAGCCGTGGAAACCTCGGGTCGGCGCGGCACCCGGGTGCGGCACCGCCCCGCGACCAGCCCCCGCTCGCTGCTCGGGCTGGACATCCCCGCCGGAGTGCGCGATCTGTCGACCGGAAACCCGGATCCCGCGCTGCTGCCCATCGCTGTGGTACCGCAACATCGTTCGCGCCGGCGCCCGGTGCTGTACGGGGAGCCGGCCATGTCGCCGGAGTTGGTCGAACACGCCCGCGCGGCGCTGACCGCCGACGGTGTCCCGGCCGATCATCTCGCGGTAACCAGCGGGGCACTCGATGGCATCGAACGGGCGTTGACTGCGCACCTGCGCCCCGGCGACCGGGTGGCCGTCGAGGATCCGGGCTGGGCCAATCTATTGGATCTTATTGCCGCGCTGGGACTTTCGGTCGAACCAGTGCGGGTGGACGACGACGGTCCGCTGGTTGCCGACGTGGCGCGGGCGCTGGACCGCGGGGTGCGCGCACTCGTGGTCACCACGCGCGCGCAGAACCCGACCGGTGCGGCACTATCCGCGCAGCGCCGCGGCGAACTGCGTCCGTTGTTGGCCGGCCGCGACGTTCTGGTTGTCGAGGACGATCACTGCGCAGGCATTTCCGGTGCGCCGCTGCATTCGTTGGCCGGATCGAGCGGCCAGTGGGCATTCGTCCGGTCGGCGTCGAAGGCCTACGGTCCCGACCTGAGGGTCGCCGTCCTCGCCGGAGACCGGCGCACCGTCGAGCGCGTGCACGGACGACTGCGGCTCGGGCCGGGTTGGGTCAGCCATCTGTTGCAAGACCTCGCGGTGAGCCTGTGGTCCGACGAGGCCGCGGCGCGTCTGATCCACCGAGCCGAGCAGCGCTACACCCGCAACCGCACTCGGCTGCGCGCCGCCCTGGCCGACCGCGGCGTCACCGCGTACGGCCACTCGGGGCTCAACGTGTGGATCCCGGTGCCCGACGAGACGGTCGCGATCACCCGGCTGATCAACGCGGGTTGGGCCGCGGCGCCCGGGACACGATTTCGGGTCGGCACGCCGGCCGGAATCCGCGTCACCATCGCCGATATGACCGAGGCCGAGGTCGATCCGCTCGCCGGCTCGATCGCGGACGCGGTGCGCACCGCCGGCCGTAGCAGCGTCTAG
- a CDS encoding class I SAM-dependent methyltransferase gives MRSKPRAGAHDLTPLEQTALLTQYARALDSQWPQPILGDTLAADIVDKIDFDFAGLGIPASVVCQTALRAKMLDERVRAFTSEHPDAVVVDLGAGLDSGPFRVCPPDSVDWYSVDLPGVSALRNQLMPTSERAHVLTASVADQSWPNTIPADRPVMVIADGLFAFLSEPVLIAAFRRVTTYFTSGELAFNDYGRIGWFSRLAVKLAPQRMFSSVGAQWGYPGFEDPRVPEQWNPRLKLVEEASLAHAPEVELFPGWIRFATKVSGMFEVSARKARILRYQF, from the coding sequence ATGCGGTCCAAACCCCGTGCTGGCGCGCACGACCTCACGCCGCTCGAACAGACCGCGTTGCTGACCCAATACGCCCGCGCGCTGGACAGCCAATGGCCGCAGCCCATTCTCGGAGACACCCTCGCCGCCGACATCGTCGACAAGATCGACTTCGACTTCGCGGGACTCGGCATCCCCGCGAGCGTGGTCTGCCAGACGGCGCTGCGCGCCAAGATGCTCGACGAAAGGGTAAGGGCATTCACCTCCGAGCATCCGGACGCCGTCGTCGTCGATCTCGGCGCCGGCCTGGACTCGGGCCCGTTTCGGGTGTGCCCGCCCGACAGCGTCGACTGGTACAGCGTCGACCTGCCGGGGGTCAGTGCGCTGCGCAACCAGCTGATGCCGACCAGCGAGCGAGCCCACGTGTTGACCGCATCGGTGGCCGACCAGAGCTGGCCCAACACCATCCCCGCGGATCGGCCCGTCATGGTGATCGCCGACGGGCTGTTCGCGTTCCTGTCCGAGCCGGTGCTGATCGCCGCCTTTCGGCGCGTCACCACGTACTTCACCTCCGGGGAGTTGGCCTTCAACGACTACGGCCGCATCGGCTGGTTCAGCCGGCTCGCGGTGAAACTGGCCCCGCAACGGATGTTCAGCAGCGTCGGCGCGCAATGGGGTTATCCGGGGTTCGAAGACCCGCGAGTGCCCGAACAATGGAATCCGCGGTTGAAGTTGGTCGAAGAGGCCAGCCTGGCACACGCTCCCGAGGTCGAGCTGTTTCCGGGCTGGATTCGGTTCGCTACCAAGGTTTCCGGGATGTTCGAGGTATCCGCCCGCAAAGCACGAATCCTGCGCTACCAGTTCTAG
- a CDS encoding lysophospholipid acyltransferase → MLQRGGIIDESETPLSTDPAAVAQLLGASWYDEKLAKLADELGRDHGDVRAEAAGYLREMAASLDQRAVQGWRGFSRWLMRAYDVLVDEDQITQLRKLDRNATLAFAFSHRSYLDGMLLPEMIVANRLSAAFTFGGANLNFFPMGGFAKRTGTIFIRRQTKDIPVYRFVLRAYTAQLVQDHTNLTWSIEGGRTRTGKLRPPVFGILRYLTDAVDEIDGPEVYLVPTSIVYDQLHEVEAMTTEAYGAKKRPEDLRFLVGLARQQGKRLGRAYLDFGEPLPLRKRLEEMRGDEVGTGTEIERIALDVEHRINRATPVTPTAVVSLALLGADRSLSISEVLATVRPLASYMTARNWAVAGAADLNNRSTIRWTLHQLVASGVVSVYEAGTEPVWGIGEDQHLVAAFYRNTAIHILVDRAIAETALLAAAENAENSADGMVSPVTVRDEALSLRELLKFEFLFSGRAQFEKELADEVHLIGPVDTSKAAAAADVRGLLESADLLLAHLVLRPFLDAYHIVADRLAALEDESLDENAFLAECLELGKQWELQRTIASAESRSMELFKTALRLARHRELVDGADREHIAKRRQEFADEIATATRRVNAIAELARSR, encoded by the coding sequence ATGTTGCAGCGCGGCGGAATTATCGATGAATCGGAGACGCCGCTATCAACTGACCCGGCTGCCGTCGCCCAATTGCTCGGCGCATCATGGTACGACGAGAAACTGGCCAAGCTGGCCGACGAGCTGGGCCGCGACCACGGCGACGTGCGCGCCGAGGCGGCGGGGTACCTGCGCGAGATGGCGGCCTCGCTGGACCAGCGGGCGGTGCAGGGGTGGCGCGGATTCAGCCGCTGGCTGATGCGGGCCTACGACGTGCTGGTCGACGAGGACCAGATCACGCAGCTGCGCAAACTGGATCGCAACGCGACGTTGGCCTTTGCCTTTTCGCACCGGTCGTACTTGGACGGCATGCTGCTGCCGGAAATGATCGTGGCCAACCGGCTTTCGGCGGCCTTTACGTTCGGCGGGGCCAACCTGAATTTCTTCCCGATGGGTGGCTTCGCCAAGCGCACCGGAACGATTTTCATCCGGCGGCAGACCAAAGACATTCCCGTCTACCGATTCGTACTGCGCGCGTACACCGCGCAGCTGGTGCAGGACCACACCAACCTCACCTGGTCGATCGAAGGGGGCCGGACCCGGACCGGCAAGCTACGGCCCCCAGTGTTCGGGATTCTGCGCTACCTCACCGACGCCGTCGACGAAATCGACGGTCCCGAAGTGTATTTGGTACCGACCTCGATCGTGTACGACCAGCTGCACGAGGTGGAGGCGATGACCACCGAAGCCTACGGGGCGAAGAAGCGGCCCGAAGACCTGCGCTTCCTGGTCGGATTGGCCCGCCAGCAAGGCAAGCGGCTTGGTCGCGCCTACCTGGACTTCGGCGAGCCGCTGCCGCTGCGTAAACGCCTCGAGGAAATGCGCGGCGACGAAGTGGGAACCGGCACCGAAATCGAACGCATCGCTCTGGACGTCGAACACCGGATCAACCGCGCCACACCGGTCACCCCCACCGCGGTGGTGAGCCTGGCGTTGCTGGGCGCGGACCGGTCGTTGTCGATCAGCGAGGTGCTGGCCACCGTGCGACCGTTGGCCAGCTACATGACGGCACGCAACTGGGCGGTCGCCGGGGCCGCGGACCTGAACAACCGCTCCACGATTCGGTGGACGTTGCACCAGCTCGTCGCCTCCGGGGTGGTCAGCGTGTATGAGGCCGGGACCGAACCGGTCTGGGGGATCGGCGAGGACCAGCACCTGGTCGCGGCGTTCTACCGCAATACCGCGATCCACATCTTGGTCGATCGCGCGATCGCCGAAACGGCGTTGCTGGCCGCGGCGGAAAATGCCGAGAACTCCGCGGACGGCATGGTGTCGCCGGTGACGGTGCGCGACGAGGCGCTGAGCTTGCGTGAGTTGCTCAAGTTCGAGTTCTTGTTCTCCGGCCGAGCCCAGTTCGAGAAGGAGCTTGCCGACGAGGTGCACCTGATTGGGCCGGTGGACACCAGCAAGGCCGCCGCGGCCGCCGACGTACGCGGGCTCCTGGAATCGGCCGATCTCCTGTTGGCGCATTTGGTGCTGCGACCGTTCCTCGACGCGTACCACATCGTGGCCGACCGACTGGCCGCCCTCGAGGACGAGTCACTCGACGAAAATGCGTTCCTGGCCGAGTGCCTGGAGTTGGGCAAGCAGTGGGAGCTGCAGCGCACCATCGCCAGCGCCGAGTCGAGGTCGATGGAGCTCTTCAAGACCGCGCTGCGGTTGGCGCGTCATCGCGAACTGGTCGACGGTGCCGACCGGGAGCACATCGCCAAGCGCCGCCAGGAGTTCGCCGACGAGATCGCGACGGCGACCAGACGCGTCAATGCGATCGCCGAACTCGCCAGATCGCGCTGA